The sequence TATTTGAATACCCCGAGGACAGAAAGAAAGATTTTATAAAACGTCTTATAGCGGTCGGCGGCGAGACAATAGAGATATCAAACGGCAATATCGTTATAAATGGCAAACCCATTGAGGGGCCTCCGGAGATCCTTAAGGCCTATTATTACGACAGGGGTCATTACGGAGTGGAGGGCAACGCGGTAGTTGTGCCGGAGGACTCTTATTTTGTCTTAGGCGATAATAGCGCCAGCTCAAGAGATTCGCGCTATTGGGGATTTGTTTCCAGGGATGATATTATAGGACGGGCCATGTTCATATGGTGGCCGCCATGGCGAATCCAGAAATTAAAATGATTACACAGATTATAATTAGATTACACAGATTAAAGAGGCTTTTCGGCGTACTGTTAATTTATAGTATTGCCTTAACATCTGTTTCCGC is a genomic window of Candidatus Omnitrophota bacterium containing:
- the lepB gene encoding signal peptidase I, with protein sequence MKPHTKMIIREWVESILIAVILALFIRTFFIQAFKIPSGSMRPTLLEGDKIMVNKLLYGPKIPFINYKLPGLREPMRGDIVVFEYPEDRKKDFIKRLIAVGGETIEISNGNIVINGKPIEGPPEILKAYYYDRGHYGVEGNAVVVPEDSYFVLGDNSASSRDSRYWGFVSRDDIIGRAMFIWWPPWRIQKLK